The proteins below come from a single Dermatophilaceae bacterium Soc4.6 genomic window:
- a CDS encoding GNAT family protein, translating to MTTPPPPLRRDGDRVWVASVDASYDAAYRRAVEGSRARLEQWNPVEPHVLPTVAANQSHGYRSFLVHARDPEGSHGLVGKVNINSIVRGRLLGGTLGYDAFDPYAGRGLFTQGLRLVVDLAFTPEAEGGLGLHRLEANVQPGNTRSAVVLRRLGFTREGFSPGYLWLSDTTGEARWRDHDRYAVLAGEWPSRPFLQRRPRRLGVVVTGGAERAHVAADLAVELGLPFYDDQVVPHPALLWRLLRASVTGGVVSCAPDTAPDWVAAGFDEPGCVVRCADEPYDAAAVTRLALEARSPRA from the coding sequence ATGACGACCCCTCCGCCTCCGCTGCGGCGCGATGGCGACCGGGTGTGGGTCGCGAGCGTCGACGCGTCCTACGACGCCGCCTACCGCCGGGCGGTCGAGGGATCACGAGCCCGGCTCGAGCAGTGGAACCCCGTCGAGCCCCACGTCCTGCCCACCGTCGCGGCCAACCAGTCGCACGGCTACCGCTCGTTCCTCGTGCACGCCCGCGACCCCGAGGGGTCCCACGGCCTCGTCGGCAAGGTCAACATCAACTCGATCGTGCGCGGCCGCCTCCTCGGGGGCACGCTCGGCTACGACGCCTTCGACCCGTATGCCGGCCGAGGCCTCTTCACCCAGGGCCTGCGCCTGGTCGTCGACCTCGCCTTCACCCCCGAGGCCGAGGGCGGGCTCGGGCTGCACCGGCTCGAGGCCAACGTGCAGCCCGGCAACACCCGCTCGGCCGTGGTCCTGCGGCGCCTCGGCTTCACCCGCGAGGGGTTCTCGCCCGGCTACCTCTGGCTCTCCGACACCACGGGGGAGGCCCGCTGGCGCGACCACGACCGCTACGCCGTCCTCGCCGGCGAGTGGCCGTCGCGCCCCTTCCTGCAGCGACGACCGCGCAGACTGGGCGTGGTCGTCACCGGTGGTGCCGAGCGGGCGCATGTGGCTGCCGACCTGGCGGTCGAGCTGGGCCTGCCCTTCTACGACGACCAGGTGGTGCCTCACCCGGCGCTGCTGTGGAGGCTGCTCCGCGCGTCGGTGACCGGCGGTGTCGTCAGCTGTGCGCCCGACACGGCGCCCGACTGGGTGGCGGCCGGTTTCGACGAGCCGGGCTGCGTGGTCCGCTGCGCAGACGAGCCGTACGACGCCGCAGCGGTCACCCGCCTCGCGCTCGAGGCGCGGTCTCCTCGCGCCTGA
- a CDS encoding amidohydrolase family protein: MAYDVLHLEGPVLAGPHDERSQAWVVEGRITYERPPGAADATTIRGWVLPGLVDAHCHIGLDAHGQVDLVTTERQAVTDRDAGALLIRDAGSPADTRWVDDRDDLPRLIRAGRHIARPKRYIRGFAVEVDPEDVVAQVREQARRGDGWVKLVGDWIDRETGDLSPSFPRETVAAAVAAAHEEGARITAHCFGEESLHDLAATGIDCIEHATGLDPETIAAFAARGTAIVPTLVNIATFPAIAEPAREKFPRYHAHMLDLHARRYETVAAAHEAGLPVYVGTDAGGSLAHGLVAQEVLELTAAGLTPLEALSAATWSAREWLGRPGLEEGAPADLVVYQADPRLDVTVLASPHAIVLRGTRVA, translated from the coding sequence ATGGCGTACGACGTGCTGCACCTCGAGGGCCCGGTGCTCGCCGGGCCGCACGACGAGCGGTCGCAGGCCTGGGTGGTGGAGGGCCGGATCACCTACGAGCGCCCCCCTGGTGCCGCTGACGCGACGACGATCCGCGGCTGGGTCCTCCCCGGGCTCGTCGACGCCCACTGCCACATCGGGCTCGACGCCCACGGCCAGGTCGACCTGGTCACGACGGAGCGCCAGGCCGTGACCGACCGCGACGCCGGAGCCCTGCTCATCCGTGACGCCGGGTCACCGGCCGACACCCGCTGGGTCGACGACCGCGACGACCTGCCCCGCCTGATCCGGGCCGGGCGCCACATCGCCCGGCCGAAGCGCTACATCCGGGGCTTCGCGGTCGAGGTCGACCCGGAGGACGTCGTCGCCCAGGTGCGCGAGCAGGCCCGACGCGGCGACGGCTGGGTCAAGCTCGTCGGCGACTGGATCGACCGGGAGACGGGCGACCTCAGCCCCAGCTTCCCGCGCGAGACCGTGGCCGCCGCGGTGGCCGCAGCGCACGAGGAGGGTGCCCGCATCACGGCGCACTGCTTCGGTGAGGAGTCGCTGCACGACCTCGCCGCGACCGGCATCGACTGCATCGAGCACGCCACTGGTCTCGATCCCGAGACCATCGCGGCGTTCGCGGCCCGGGGGACGGCGATCGTGCCGACCCTGGTCAACATCGCGACCTTCCCGGCCATCGCCGAGCCGGCCCGCGAGAAGTTCCCCCGCTACCACGCCCACATGCTCGACCTCCACGCCCGCCGGTACGAGACCGTGGCGGCGGCGCACGAGGCCGGCCTGCCGGTCTACGTCGGCACCGATGCCGGGGGCAGCCTCGCGCACGGGCTCGTCGCACAGGAGGTGCTCGAGCTCACGGCGGCCGGGCTCACCCCTCTCGAGGCGCTCAGTGCCGCGACCTGGAGCGCCCGCGAGTGGCTCGGCCGGCCCGGTCTGGAGGAGGGGGCGCCCGCCGATCTCGTGGTCTACCAAGCCGATCCACGCCTCGACGTCACGGTGCTGGCGTCGCCTCACGCCATCGTGCTGCGCGGCACCCGCGTGGCATGA
- the ffh gene encoding signal recognition particle protein: MFNSLSDRLTETFKGLRGKGKLSESDVNKALRDIRLALLDADVALPVVRAFVGAVRDRALGEEVSGALNPAQQVVKIVNEELVAILGGETRTLRFAKNPPTVIMLAGLQGSGKTTFAGKLGAWLKERGHTPLLVAADLQRPSAVTQLEVTGQRAGVPVFAPERGNVGGHDAVLGTGEGTRSYGDPVAVSRAGIAEARARQHDVVIVDTAGRLAVDADLMKQAGDIREAISPDEVLFVIDAMIGQAAVDTALAFQEGVDFTGVVLSKLDGDARGGAALSVATVTGRPIMFSSIGEGTKDIEVFHPDRMAGRILDMGDVLTLIEQAEKAFDREQADEMARKFLAAEDFTFDDFLQQMSAIKKMGSLKAMLKMMPGMQQMREQLDSLDEREFDRVEAMVRSMTPYERSHPKQIDGSRRARIARGSGVTVSEVNSLLERFREAQKMMKSLARGGGGGLPGMPGIPGTGRKGGKQLPQGRKKSKSGNPAKRAADEKAAADKASGASTAARQNAFGLGAGGGEMPDLDPANLPAGFEKFLGR; this comes from the coding sequence GTGTTCAACTCACTGTCCGACCGGCTGACCGAGACCTTCAAGGGCCTGCGCGGCAAGGGCAAGCTCAGCGAGTCCGACGTCAACAAGGCGCTGCGCGACATCCGGCTCGCCCTGCTCGACGCCGACGTCGCGCTGCCCGTGGTGCGCGCCTTCGTCGGCGCGGTGCGCGACCGCGCCCTCGGCGAGGAGGTCAGCGGTGCGCTGAACCCCGCCCAGCAGGTCGTCAAGATCGTCAACGAGGAGCTCGTCGCCATCCTGGGCGGTGAGACCCGCACGCTGCGCTTCGCGAAGAACCCGCCGACCGTGATCATGCTCGCCGGGCTCCAGGGGTCGGGCAAGACGACCTTCGCCGGCAAGCTCGGCGCCTGGCTCAAGGAGCGCGGGCACACGCCGCTCCTCGTCGCCGCCGACCTGCAGCGCCCGAGCGCGGTCACCCAGCTGGAGGTCACCGGCCAGCGCGCCGGGGTCCCGGTCTTCGCTCCCGAGCGCGGCAACGTCGGTGGTCACGACGCCGTGCTGGGCACCGGCGAGGGCACCCGGTCGTACGGCGACCCGGTGGCGGTCTCGCGGGCCGGCATCGCCGAGGCCCGGGCCCGCCAGCACGACGTCGTGATCGTCGACACCGCCGGCCGGCTCGCCGTCGACGCCGACCTCATGAAGCAGGCCGGCGACATCCGCGAGGCGATCTCGCCCGACGAGGTCCTCTTCGTCATCGACGCCATGATCGGCCAGGCCGCGGTCGACACGGCCCTGGCCTTCCAGGAGGGCGTCGACTTCACCGGTGTCGTGCTCTCGAAGCTCGACGGCGACGCCCGCGGTGGTGCCGCTCTCTCGGTGGCCACGGTCACCGGCCGCCCCATCATGTTCTCCTCCATCGGCGAGGGCACGAAGGACATCGAGGTCTTCCACCCCGACCGCATGGCCGGGCGCATCCTCGACATGGGAGACGTCCTCACCCTCATCGAGCAGGCCGAGAAGGCGTTCGACCGCGAGCAGGCCGACGAGATGGCCCGCAAGTTCCTCGCCGCCGAGGACTTCACATTCGACGACTTCCTCCAGCAGATGTCGGCCATCAAGAAGATGGGCTCGCTCAAGGCGATGCTCAAGATGATGCCGGGCATGCAGCAGATGCGCGAGCAGCTCGACTCGCTCGACGAGCGCGAGTTCGACCGGGTCGAGGCGATGGTGCGCTCGATGACCCCGTACGAGCGCAGCCACCCCAAGCAGATCGACGGCTCGCGTCGGGCCCGCATCGCGCGGGGCTCGGGCGTCACCGTGTCGGAGGTGAACAGCCTCCTCGAGCGCTTCCGCGAGGCGCAGAAGATGATGAAGAGCCTGGCCCGAGGTGGCGGTGGGGGCCTCCCGGGCATGCCCGGCATCCCCGGCACCGGGCGCAAGGGCGGCAAGCAGCTCCCGCAGGGGCGCAAGAAGTCCAAGAGCGGCAACCCGGCCAAGCGCGCGGCCGACGAGAAGGCTGCGGCCGACAAGGCCTCCGGGGCCAGCACCGCGGCCCGGCAGAACGCCTTCGGCCTCGGGGCCGGGGGCGGCGAGATGCCCGACCTCGACCCGGCCAACCTGCCGGCCGGCTTCGAGAAGTTCCTCGGGCGCTGA
- a CDS encoding [protein-PII] uridylyltransferase, protein MMTDVTARRLDLAGTRSFAAPGAGEVRRVALADFGHTWLTELWGHATDGRVAPGVALAAVGSLARRDGGPLSDYDLVLLHQTRALSGQDLNALADRLWYPIWDQGVKLDHSVRTVNQCRTVAGADLSAAVGLLDITYVAGDQDVVNAARSTVGHDWRANARTRLPQLQESIVARHARQGDLAHLIEPDLKEARGGLRDMALLRALTAAWLADRPHGAVDTAYAQLLDVRDAIHVVTGRGRDRLGREDHDAAAALLGYSDADLLLTDVSSSARTIAYALDGTLRRASQSQRARTLRVGPRRPKLVPLGYGLYLHDGEAVLGAGVDPSTDPLLVLRAALVAARNGVTIAPTTLANLASSCPPLPDPWPDQALAILGDLLATGPGLVSVWEGLDLAGVVERWIPQWRAVRSRPQRNAVHRHTVDRHLIETVVRASGLLREVARPDLLMLAALLHDIGKIAGSRDHSETGAPIADTVLRRFGVPDADRELVVSLVREHLTLIDLATRRDCEDPQTLAAVSDACGGSVDTLDLLRALTEADASAAGPAAWTDWRASLLDKLVTTARAAMELGAAPVEGHRDAEPVSEEIQNKIVIGQPHVVVTPLGGAHRIEVHDRDRLGLFADTAGLLAAQGHIVRSALVRTVDGVAANEWHVETPGGDTPDEGAIVRGLMRLSEGDREPLAVLTRRRGSSASDSSRASSGSPGQTRAMVISHASDSATVIEVRATDRPGLLHEIGMTLARASLTVRSAHIATYAGQALDTFYVTEFGGRSLPPARVAQAVSMIIDTCDGAT, encoded by the coding sequence ATGATGACCGACGTCACCGCTCGACGGCTCGACCTCGCCGGCACCCGGAGCTTTGCTGCTCCGGGCGCCGGCGAGGTGCGGCGGGTAGCCCTGGCCGACTTCGGCCACACCTGGCTGACCGAGCTGTGGGGCCACGCCACCGACGGGCGCGTCGCCCCCGGGGTCGCCCTCGCCGCCGTGGGCTCCCTGGCCCGCCGCGACGGTGGGCCCCTCAGCGACTACGACCTGGTGCTCCTGCACCAGACGCGGGCGCTCAGCGGCCAGGACCTCAACGCCCTCGCCGATCGCCTGTGGTACCCCATCTGGGACCAGGGGGTGAAGCTCGACCACAGCGTGCGCACGGTCAACCAGTGCCGCACCGTCGCCGGCGCCGACCTGTCGGCCGCCGTCGGCCTGCTCGACATCACCTACGTCGCTGGTGACCAGGACGTCGTCAACGCCGCCCGGTCGACCGTCGGTCACGACTGGCGCGCCAACGCCCGCACCCGGCTGCCCCAGCTGCAGGAGAGCATCGTCGCGCGGCACGCGCGCCAGGGCGACCTGGCGCACCTGATCGAGCCCGACCTCAAGGAGGCGCGCGGGGGTCTGCGCGACATGGCCCTCCTGCGGGCTCTGACGGCCGCCTGGCTGGCCGACCGGCCCCACGGAGCCGTCGACACCGCCTATGCCCAGCTGCTCGACGTGCGCGACGCCATCCACGTCGTCACCGGCCGCGGCCGCGACCGGCTGGGTCGTGAGGACCACGACGCCGCGGCGGCCCTGCTCGGCTACAGCGACGCGGATCTGCTGCTGACCGACGTCTCGTCGTCGGCCCGCACCATCGCCTACGCCCTCGACGGCACCCTGCGTCGGGCCTCGCAGTCGCAGCGGGCCCGCACCCTGCGGGTCGGCCCCAGGCGCCCGAAGCTGGTGCCGCTGGGCTACGGCCTCTACCTGCACGACGGGGAGGCCGTGCTCGGCGCGGGCGTCGACCCGTCGACCGACCCGCTGCTGGTGCTGCGCGCGGCCCTGGTCGCCGCCCGCAACGGCGTCACCATCGCCCCGACCACCCTGGCCAACCTCGCGAGCAGCTGCCCGCCGCTGCCCGACCCCTGGCCCGATCAGGCGCTCGCGATCCTCGGTGACCTGCTGGCGACCGGCCCCGGGCTCGTCTCGGTCTGGGAGGGCCTCGACCTCGCCGGAGTCGTGGAGCGCTGGATCCCGCAGTGGCGTGCCGTCCGCAGCCGTCCGCAGCGCAACGCCGTGCACCGGCACACGGTCGACCGGCACCTGATCGAGACCGTGGTGCGGGCCAGCGGGCTGCTGCGCGAGGTGGCTCGGCCCGACCTGCTGATGCTGGCCGCGCTGCTGCACGACATCGGCAAGATCGCCGGGTCGCGCGACCACTCCGAGACCGGGGCGCCGATCGCCGACACGGTGCTGCGGCGCTTCGGGGTGCCTGACGCCGACCGCGAGCTGGTCGTCTCGCTGGTGCGCGAGCACCTGACCCTCATCGACCTCGCCACCCGGCGCGACTGCGAGGACCCCCAGACCCTGGCGGCGGTCTCGGACGCCTGCGGCGGTTCGGTCGACACCCTCGACCTGCTGCGCGCACTCACCGAGGCCGACGCGAGCGCCGCCGGACCTGCGGCGTGGACCGACTGGCGGGCCAGCCTGCTCGACAAGCTCGTCACCACGGCCCGCGCGGCCATGGAGCTCGGAGCGGCACCGGTCGAGGGCCACCGCGACGCCGAGCCCGTCTCGGAGGAGATCCAGAACAAGATCGTCATCGGGCAGCCGCACGTGGTGGTCACCCCGCTCGGGGGAGCGCACCGCATCGAGGTGCACGACCGCGACCGGCTCGGGCTCTTCGCCGACACCGCGGGTCTGCTCGCCGCGCAGGGGCACATCGTGCGCTCGGCCCTGGTGCGCACCGTCGACGGCGTCGCGGCCAACGAGTGGCACGTCGAGACCCCCGGCGGCGACACCCCGGACGAGGGCGCGATCGTGCGGGGTCTGATGCGCCTGTCCGAGGGTGATCGCGAGCCACTGGCCGTGCTCACCCGCCGTCGCGGGTCGTCGGCGTCCGACAGCTCGCGCGCGTCCTCCGGCTCCCCGGGACAGACCCGCGCCATGGTCATCTCGCACGCGTCCGACAGCGCGACGGTGATCGAGGTGCGGGCCACCGACCGCCCGGGGCTGCTCCACGAGATCGGGATGACCCTCGCCCGGGCCAGCCTCACCGTGCGCAGCGCCCACATCGCGACGTATGCCGGGCAGGCCCTCGACACGTTCTACGTGACCGAGTTCGGCGGGCGCTCGCTGCCCCCGGCCCGGGTCGCCCAGGCGGTGTCGATGATCATCGACACCTGCGACGGCGCAACCTGA
- a CDS encoding P-II family nitrogen regulator produces the protein MKLITAIIKPHQLDEVKEALEAYGISGMTVSEASGYGRQRGHSEVYRGAEYTVDFVPKVRVEVLVDDLDAGSVIDVVLKAAQTGRIGDGKIWSTPVDDVVRVRTGERGHDAL, from the coding sequence ATGAAGCTCATCACGGCCATCATCAAGCCCCACCAGCTCGACGAGGTGAAGGAGGCCCTCGAGGCCTACGGCATCTCGGGCATGACCGTCAGCGAGGCCAGTGGCTACGGCCGGCAGCGCGGACACAGCGAGGTCTACCGCGGCGCCGAGTACACCGTCGACTTCGTCCCGAAGGTGCGCGTCGAGGTCCTGGTTGACGACCTCGACGCCGGCAGTGTCATCGACGTCGTCCTCAAGGCCGCCCAGACCGGGCGCATCGGCGATGGCAAGATCTGGTCCACCCCGGTCGACGACGTCGTGCGGGTGCGCACCGGAGAGCGTGGGCACGACGCTCTCTGA
- a CDS encoding ammonium transporter, whose translation MSALFLAADEPFTDSGNTAWVLAAAALVLFMTPGLALFYGGMVRTKSVLNMMMMSFISMGTVGVTWILWGYSETFGSDVGGGLLGNPFDYFGLKDTYGKILGFVPADAAAGTPAAGGLPAAAFVAFQVVFAIIAVALISGAIADRAKFSAWIVFTIAWSTLVYYPAAHWVFAFNGYASDGNGGFIANADSADGAGSLLFGGVGAYDFAGGTAIHINAGIAGLALALVLGRRIGFKKDPMRPHNLTLVMIGAGILWFGWFGFNAGSALSAGSLAAGVWVNTLGATAAAMLGWLITEKIRDGHATSLGAASGVVAGLVAITPACATVDPIGALIVGLVAGVVCALAVGLKFRFNYDDSLDVVGVHLVGGLVGTLLIGLFSTTGSPTGDATNPGLFYGGGLSQLWAQTQGALFVLVYSFVITFVIGFVIHKTMGFRISEEDEVSGIDLGEHAETGYDLASFAGTRTGPFTGGTHAPPAGLPVTDKQGAQA comes from the coding sequence ATGAGCGCACTATTCCTGGCGGCCGACGAGCCGTTCACCGACAGCGGGAACACGGCCTGGGTGCTTGCAGCAGCTGCCCTGGTCCTGTTCATGACTCCTGGGCTCGCCCTCTTCTACGGGGGCATGGTCCGCACCAAGAGCGTGCTGAACATGATGATGATGTCCTTCATCAGCATGGGCACGGTCGGCGTCACCTGGATCCTCTGGGGCTACAGCGAGACCTTCGGGTCCGACGTGGGCGGCGGACTCCTCGGCAATCCCTTCGACTACTTCGGTCTGAAGGACACCTACGGCAAGATCCTCGGCTTCGTCCCAGCCGACGCAGCAGCAGGCACGCCGGCGGCGGGCGGCCTCCCGGCGGCGGCGTTCGTCGCCTTCCAGGTGGTCTTCGCGATCATCGCCGTGGCCCTGATCAGCGGTGCGATCGCCGACCGGGCCAAGTTCAGCGCCTGGATCGTCTTCACCATCGCCTGGTCCACCCTCGTCTACTACCCGGCCGCGCACTGGGTCTTCGCCTTCAACGGGTACGCCTCTGACGGCAACGGTGGCTTCATCGCCAACGCCGACTCGGCCGACGGGGCGGGCAGCCTCCTCTTCGGGGGCGTCGGGGCCTACGACTTCGCCGGTGGCACGGCCATCCACATCAACGCCGGCATCGCCGGGCTCGCCCTCGCGCTGGTCCTGGGCAGGCGCATCGGCTTCAAGAAGGACCCGATGCGGCCGCACAACCTGACGCTGGTCATGATCGGCGCCGGGATCCTGTGGTTCGGCTGGTTCGGCTTCAACGCCGGCTCAGCCCTGAGTGCCGGCTCGCTCGCCGCCGGGGTCTGGGTCAACACCCTCGGCGCCACGGCCGCAGCCATGCTCGGCTGGCTCATCACGGAGAAGATCCGCGACGGGCACGCCACCTCACTCGGTGCGGCGTCGGGCGTCGTCGCCGGGCTGGTCGCCATCACCCCGGCCTGTGCCACCGTCGACCCGATCGGTGCCCTGATCGTCGGGCTCGTCGCGGGTGTCGTCTGTGCCCTCGCGGTCGGGCTGAAGTTCCGCTTCAACTACGACGACAGCCTCGACGTCGTCGGTGTCCACCTGGTCGGCGGTCTCGTCGGCACCCTGCTGATCGGTCTCTTCTCCACCACGGGGAGCCCGACCGGCGACGCCACCAACCCCGGCCTCTTCTACGGCGGAGGCCTCAGCCAGCTCTGGGCCCAGACCCAGGGGGCGCTGTTCGTCCTCGTCTACTCCTTCGTCATCACCTTCGTCATCGGCTTCGTGATCCACAAGACGATGGGCTTCCGCATCAGCGAGGAGGACGAGGTCAGTGGCATCGACCTCGGCGAGCACGCGGAGACCGGCTACGACCTGGCCAGCTTCGCCGGGACCCGCACCGGCCCCTTCACCGGCGGTACGCACGCCCCACCGGCTGGCCTGCCCGTCACCGACAAGCAAGGAGCCCAGGCATGA
- a CDS encoding glycoside hydrolase family 3 N-terminal domain-containing protein — translation MPPGAPSSSDPHVRRLARAVLMPGFVGLTAPDWLRREVDRGLGGVRLVADNVGTDVAALTWDLHGIRPDLVVSSDEEGGEVTLLDAARGSAWPTHGALGRVDDVVATGAVAAGIGRRCRDQGIDLALAPDVDLVSDADNPVTGLRSFGADPALVARHAVAFVAGMQGLGVAACARHFRGHGGSPADSSPETTDHDLDPLDAVISAGVRAVLATQAGVGEGEHGMATLSPEVLEVLRGDLGFSGLVVCDAVDLPASASLLGRGPGAAAALAAGVDLVGVSHPHHPTPDDDEAAFHEVHGAVLAAVDSGALRVDRLEEAARRVAELAWWVGESRAAALAVDAGPSAADAHRAAEHVARAALVSHQVLPLTREVHVVDLRDAPAPASGPRPSWVLSELTRARPRLHLHPVGASPEPLHAVSAALASASDADVVVLVGSLHRSPGAAHRLARVLGARPDALVLSTGLPDDRDPLGAHWVRTWGDTPSAGRAVTSLVFPGR, via the coding sequence ATGCCGCCCGGTGCCCCGTCGTCCTCGGACCCTCACGTCCGTCGTCTCGCCCGCGCCGTCCTGATGCCGGGGTTCGTCGGCCTGACGGCGCCCGACTGGCTGCGCCGGGAGGTCGACCGCGGGCTGGGCGGCGTGCGCCTCGTCGCCGACAACGTCGGCACCGACGTGGCGGCCCTCACCTGGGACCTGCACGGCATCCGGCCCGACCTGGTGGTCTCCAGCGACGAGGAGGGCGGCGAGGTCACCCTGCTCGACGCCGCGCGCGGGTCGGCCTGGCCGACCCACGGCGCCCTCGGTCGGGTGGACGACGTCGTGGCCACCGGCGCCGTCGCCGCCGGCATCGGTCGCCGGTGCCGTGACCAGGGCATCGACCTGGCGCTGGCCCCGGACGTCGACCTGGTCTCCGACGCCGACAACCCGGTCACCGGGCTGCGCTCCTTCGGCGCCGACCCCGCCCTCGTCGCCCGCCACGCCGTCGCGTTCGTCGCGGGCATGCAGGGGCTGGGAGTCGCCGCGTGCGCCAGGCACTTCCGCGGCCACGGTGGCTCGCCCGCCGACTCCTCCCCCGAGACGACGGACCACGACCTCGACCCCCTCGACGCCGTGATCAGCGCCGGCGTGCGCGCCGTCCTGGCCACTCAGGCCGGCGTCGGCGAGGGGGAGCACGGGATGGCGACCCTCAGCCCCGAGGTCCTGGAGGTCCTGCGCGGCGACCTCGGCTTCAGCGGCCTGGTGGTCTGCGACGCCGTCGACCTGCCGGCGAGCGCGAGCCTGCTCGGACGCGGCCCGGGTGCCGCGGCGGCCCTGGCCGCTGGCGTCGACCTCGTGGGCGTCAGCCACCCGCACCACCCGACGCCCGACGACGACGAGGCCGCCTTCCACGAGGTGCACGGCGCGGTCCTCGCCGCCGTGGACTCCGGTGCCCTGCGGGTCGACCGGCTCGAGGAGGCAGCCCGCCGAGTGGCCGAGCTGGCCTGGTGGGTCGGTGAGAGCCGCGCAGCGGCCCTCGCGGTCGACGCCGGCCCGAGCGCCGCCGACGCCCACCGAGCCGCTGAGCACGTGGCCCGGGCCGCGCTGGTCTCGCACCAGGTGCTGCCCCTGACCCGTGAGGTGCACGTGGTCGACCTGCGCGACGCCCCGGCTCCGGCGTCCGGACCACGGCCGTCCTGGGTGCTCTCCGAGCTGACCCGGGCCCGCCCGCGGCTGCACCTCCACCCGGTCGGCGCCAGCCCTGAGCCCCTGCACGCGGTCAGTGCGGCGCTCGCGTCAGCGAGCGACGCCGACGTCGTCGTGCTGGTCGGCAGTCTCCACCGCTCACCCGGAGCAGCGCACCGCCTCGCACGCGTGCTCGGCGCACGACCCGACGCACTCGTCCTCAGCACCGGGCTGCCGGACGACCGGGACCCGCTCGGAGCGCACTGGGTGCGCACCTGGGGCGACACCCCATCGGCAGGTCGGGCGGTGACGTCCTTGGTCTTCCCGGGCCGGTGA
- a CDS encoding response regulator transcription factor: MTADDRLPAPLTDEDLLQFLYLMPVGVIQCDEDGRVGLVNAAAARLLAPALGDADLHDLYPVLADLCPDLYASLVDGGHELGPIGMTRRFLATTSVEHDLHVELSAVRVQPGLIMVVILDRTLERQLMEHERTQLTDLDTAVVQDLVAAETALSMGDMDMVRLHVMRSADAGRAWLGRQLERLDREPAQSPTAQPAPRSPQPAGGPGTTVLIADDSHELRTILEILLTDDPPGWVVTGMAVNGQEAIEQAAALSPDLVLLDVSMPVMDGLSALPAIRRDAPQTTVIMVSAFPASQLRQQAMDAGAAGFIDKTRLAEDLVPAIERILRGEPEGS, from the coding sequence GTGACCGCCGACGACAGGCTCCCCGCTCCGCTGACGGACGAGGACCTCCTGCAGTTCCTCTACCTGATGCCGGTCGGCGTCATCCAGTGCGACGAGGACGGACGCGTGGGGCTGGTCAACGCCGCCGCGGCTCGTCTCCTCGCCCCGGCTCTGGGCGACGCGGACCTGCATGACCTCTACCCGGTCCTCGCCGACCTGTGCCCCGACCTCTACGCGAGCCTCGTCGACGGCGGTCACGAGCTCGGCCCGATCGGCATGACCAGGCGCTTCCTCGCCACCACCAGCGTCGAGCACGATCTGCACGTCGAGCTGTCTGCCGTCAGGGTCCAGCCGGGGCTCATCATGGTGGTGATCCTCGATCGCACGCTCGAACGTCAGCTGATGGAGCACGAGCGGACACAGCTGACGGATCTCGACACCGCGGTGGTGCAGGATCTCGTGGCTGCCGAGACGGCGCTCAGCATGGGAGACATGGACATGGTCCGGCTGCACGTGATGCGCTCGGCGGATGCCGGTCGGGCCTGGTTGGGGCGGCAGCTCGAGCGGCTCGACCGGGAGCCCGCCCAGAGCCCCACCGCCCAGCCCGCTCCCCGGTCGCCCCAGCCAGCGGGGGGGCCGGGCACGACCGTGCTGATCGCCGACGACTCACACGAGCTGCGCACCATCCTCGAGATCCTGCTGACTGACGACCCACCGGGCTGGGTCGTGACGGGGATGGCGGTCAACGGCCAGGAGGCCATCGAGCAGGCTGCGGCTCTCTCACCCGACCTCGTCCTGCTCGACGTCTCGATGCCGGTGATGGACGGGCTCAGCGCCCTGCCCGCCATTCGGCGCGACGCGCCGCAGACCACGGTCATCATGGTCAGCGCCTTCCCCGCGAGCCAGCTGCGTCAGCAGGCGATGGACGCCGGGGCGGCCGGGTTCATCGACAAGACGCGGCTGGCCGAGGATCTCGTCCCGGCGATCGAGCGCATCCTGCGGGGCGAGCCCGAGGGGTCGTGA